GCGAAAACGCCGCACCATATCATGCCCGATATAAGCAGTAAAATACTGTTGTAAATAAGTGCCAAGTGCTTTTAGAAAAAACACCGCCACCACGATATAAGGCAGGATATAAAGCAGATTTTCATTTTTGCTTATAAAAATCTCATCAAGCACATCTTTTATAAGATACGCACTGCCTGCTGTGCCAATAGCTGCCATTATCATACCAAGCACAGCTATACAAAACTGCGGAATATAGTCTTTTAAATAGCCTTTAAAACGGCTAAAAATTATTTTTATGCTATTCATAATTTAACCTAGATTTTTTTGTAAGCTAAATTTTAGCAGAATTTCAAGGGATTTTAGTAGGAATTCTAGATTTTTTAGGGAATTCTAGAATTTTTAAGGAATTCTAAAATTCCTTAGGGAATTCTAGTTTGATGAATTCAAGTTTAAGGAATTCTCTTTGGGAATTCTGGTTTTTTTAGGGAATTTTAGAATTTCTAGAGTTTTTGGGGGTTAGGGGGTATTTTTTAGGAATTCTAGTTTAGGGAATTTTAGATTATGGAATTCTAGATTTTTAGGGAATTCTAGTTTATTTAAGGAATTCTAGTTTAAGGAATTCTAAAATTCCTTAGTGAATTCTAGGGAATTCTAGAGTTTCTTTACACCCTTGCACTCGGCGCAAAGCTCGTTTAAATCAGCATCCAAGCCCTTATATCTATCCCAAAATGGAAAGCTTTTGCACTGCTGTGGTCTAGCAGCATAGATGCTACAATTTTTGTTAATTTCATTAAAAAATACACAAGCAGCACCGTCATTATAAGGCTTTTCTGCTATAGAGTAGCGACCATCAAGGCGGTATAAATATCGCTCTTTTAGCTCATCCTTGCTGATATTTAATAGGCTTGCTAGGGCTGTGATCTCGGCTTCGTTTATCCATATAAAGCCGCTTTCTCCTGTGCAGCACGCCCCACCACAGCCACCGCAAGCACTCTCATCAAAGATAAAATTAAAGTTTTCTT
Above is a genomic segment from Campylobacter magnus containing:
- a CDS encoding YkgJ family cysteine cluster protein — translated: MIRQENFNFIFDESACGGCGGACCTGESGFIWINEAEITALASLLNISKDELKERYLYRLDGRYSIAEKPYNDGAACVFFNEINKNCSIYAARPQQCKSFPFWDRYKGLDADLNELCAECKGVKKL